The genomic segment AGCTGCGTCAAGTGCTTGGACAGCCCATCGTGCGAGGCCAGGATCAGGCACGAAAAAAGGATGAGCAGGACACCAAGTAAAGGGTGATGTGAGTTGTTCAAGGAGATCGACCGCGAAGATAGGTAGCTACCTAAGAATTATGCCCGCAAATTTTGCTGCCGTCAGTCGCCATATGCCTTTGGCCGACCAATCGTACCGGGGAGCAACCGTGGCACGGTGCCAAGCCATTTACTGCAAGAGCGCTAAAACCGTCCCGGCCAGGACGATCACTTATCTGCATCGCTGCCGTACCACCCGAGCGCGGGCGTATCGCGAGGACACTGCCCGCCCTACCCTCCGTCGGCGGGCTCACGCTTGTTCGGCCGATCGCGTATGATCGCCGGCCCGTTACGGGCCGCACAGCCGGCCCGAGCCCGTTCGAGTGGTTCAGATGTTCAAGTTGAGAGCGATGCAGGCGCGCGATATTCCTGCCGTGATGTCGATTCAGGAAGAATCCTATGCCGCCGAAGTCCTGGAGGACGAAGCGGTGATCCGCGCCCGTTTCGCCGCTTGCCCTCAGTTGGCCTGGGTTGCGGAAGACGCCCTCGGCGTCTGCGCCTACCTCTTCGCCTACCATTCGCGTGTCGGCGCGGTGACGCCGCTGGATGGCGCGTTCCAGCCCCACGCTGAAGCCGACTGCCTGTACCTTCACGATCTCGCCGTATCCGCTCGTGCCAGCGGCCGCGGTATCGGCCCGGCACTGGTACGCAAGAACCTGGAGCAGGCCCGAACCCAGCAACTGCGATATTCGGCGCTGGTCTCGGTTCAGGATTCGGAAGCGTTCTGGACTCGCCTCGGTTACGCCGCACATACCCAACTGGATCAACCGCAGACCAGCAACCTCGCCAGCTATCAGATTCCTGCCGTCTATATGGTGCGTACGCTGCACTGATTCGCACCATATCAGTGCGACCTTCTGGCTAACGCACCACGGCGAGACAGCCGAAGCCCCATTTTCACGCACGCCCCCTTCTGCAACCCGCGTAATAGGCGGTGCGGCAGGTTGGCAAGGGCCTTGCTCTGCTTGTACCTATTGGTACAACCGGAACTGCCCATGCTGGTCATTCATCAACGCACCGCCCCCTGCGCCCACCGCGACGCCGAACTCGAACTGACCTACGAGGCCCGCAGCAAATCGCGGCTGCGCTGCTTCACCACCCAGGGCGAGGAGGTCGGCCTGTTTCTCGAACGCGGCCAGCCGCCCTTGCACGACGGCGAATGTCTGCAGGCGGTGGACGGCCGCATCGTTGCAGTCCGCGCCCGCCCCGAGCAGTTGCTGCACGTGACCTGCGCCAGCGCCTTTGAGCTGACTCGCGCCGCCTATCACCTGGGCAACCGCCATGTTGCCCTGCAGGTCGGCGATGGCTGGCTGCGATTGCTCGACGACTACGTGCTCAAGGACATGCTGCTGCAGCTCGGCGCTCGTGTCGAAGCCATCG from the Stutzerimonas stutzeri genome contains:
- the ureE gene encoding urease accessory protein UreE, translated to MLVIHQRTAPCAHRDAELELTYEARSKSRLRCFTTQGEEVGLFLERGQPPLHDGECLQAVDGRIVAVRARPEQLLHVTCASAFELTRAAYHLGNRHVALQVGDGWLRLLDDYVLKDMLLQLGARVEAIEAPFQPEHGAYGGGHHHSHAGEAEFSYAPRLHQFGVRT
- a CDS encoding GNAT family N-acetyltransferase; translation: MQARDIPAVMSIQEESYAAEVLEDEAVIRARFAACPQLAWVAEDALGVCAYLFAYHSRVGAVTPLDGAFQPHAEADCLYLHDLAVSARASGRGIGPALVRKNLEQARTQQLRYSALVSVQDSEAFWTRLGYAAHTQLDQPQTSNLASYQIPAVYMVRTLH